One genomic region from Argentina anserina chromosome 2, drPotAnse1.1, whole genome shotgun sequence encodes:
- the LOC126784068 gene encoding uncharacterized mitochondrial protein AtMg00810-like: MNIVRVLLSIVVNCGNNSDEILSLKKALHDSFAIKDLGNLKYFLGIEIDHSSHGLFLNQHKYVIDLLEETEMTDCKPAKTPLSSKIDWTPKLLLFTIQFMHSPNSYHLGIVKRILRYLKGSLSRGIAMQKNDHFQIVGYSDSDWAGNSLDRTSTTRYCTFVGGNLVTWKSKKQSVVA; encoded by the exons ATGAACATTGTTCGTGTTCTTTTGTCTATTGTTGTGAATTGTG GTAATAATTCTGATGAGATTCTGTCACTCAAGAAGGCTCTACATGATTCATTTGCTATTAAAGATCTTGGCAACTTAAAGTatttcttaggcattgaaatTGATCATTCATCACATGGTTTGTTCTTAAATCAGCACAAATATGTTATTGACCTGTTAGAAGAAACAGAAATGACAGACTGCAAGCCTGCAAAAACTCCATTAAGCAGCAAAATTGATTGGACACCCAAGCTCCTGCTCTTCACAAT TCAATTCATGCATTCTCCCAACTCATACCATCTTGGCATTGTCAAACGTATCCTGCGCTATCTCAAAGGTTCACTCAGTAGAGGCATTGCAATGCAGAAGAATGATCATTTTCAAATTGTTGGGTATTCTGATTCTGATTGGGCAGGAAATTCGTTGGATAGGACGTCCACTACCAGGTACTGCACCTTTGTTGGTGGCAATCTTGTtacttggaagagtaagaagcaGTCTGTTGTAGCATGA